In a single window of the Vitis vinifera cultivar Pinot Noir 40024 chromosome 6, ASM3070453v1 genome:
- the LOC100248460 gene encoding uncharacterized protein LOC100248460 codes for MASASVCGSLSPLPFPSIFNSKPPNSLHIHNSSLPFIPLLALRTTTPRKKTINFHHPPHAIPQKSTQLWRISAVSEDALPSEVTPLENSQQIVSTSDEGVSTVISALLFVAFVALTILTIGVIYIAVSDFLQKREKEKFEKEESAKKKNGKKRKVRARAGPRGFGQKIDEESGDD; via the exons ATGGCTTCTGCATCTGTATGTGGATCTCTATCTCCACTGCCTTTCCCCTCCATTTTCAACTCAAAACCTCCCAATTCGCTTCACATCCACAATTCATCTCTGCCATTCATCCCACTTCTTGCCTTACGAACCACTACCCCTCGAAAGAAAACCATCAATTTTCACCACCCGCCTCATGCAATTCCTCAGAAAAGCACCCAACTTTGGAGAATATCCGCTGTATCTGAAGATGCTTTGCCTTCAGAGGTGACCCCACTTGAGAATTCCCAGCAGATAGTGTCCACTAGTGATGAGGGTGTCTCCACCGTTATATCGGCTCTTCTCTTCGTTGCTTTTGTTGCTCTCACTATTCTCACTATAGGG GTTATATACATAGCTGTGTCAGATTTCTTGCAGAAGAGGGAGAAGGAGAAGTTTGAGAAAGAAGAGTCAGCCAAGAAGAAGAatgggaagaagaggaaggtgagAGCTAGAGCTGGGCCAAGGGGTTTTGGGCAGAAGATTGATGAAGAGAGTGGTGATGATTAG
- the LOC100253567 gene encoding transcription factor PCL1, whose translation MGEEVRMSDINGGDGGDDERVLEWEAGLPAADDLTPLSQPLIPPELASAFSITPEPCRTLLEVNRASQSTFSTIRGQSHSFSSNNFKSFNEERNREPAVVEPEETGDRDGSGSESRKVRKVDCAEEADSAMRTENSNDDPSARTLKRPRLVWTPQLHKRFVDVVGHLGIKNAVPKTIMQLMNVEGLTRENVASHLQKYRLYLKRMQGLSNEGPSSSDHLFASTPVPQSLHESGGSVHGNGHGNGHMSVPIPMPYGQTMMHMPVLGVSHGHGQMGMSGPGGYHGYESHHPYNMLQQRDWSVVSYPNVGPNDQ comes from the coding sequence ATGGGCGAAGAAGTGAGGATGAGTGATATTAACGGAGGTGATGGCGGCGATGACGAGCGAGTGCTCGAGTGGGAGGCGGGGCTGCCCGCTGCCGATGATCTGACTCCCCTATCTCAGCCGTTGATCCCTCCGGAGCTGGCGTCGGCGTTCAGCATAACGCCGGAGCCGTGCCGTACGCTGCTGGAGGTGAATCGTGCGTCGCAGAGTACGTTTTCGACCATTCGAGGGCAGTCTCATTCGTTCTCGTCGAACAATTTCAAGTCTTTCAACGAGGAGCGAAACCGCGAGCCAGCGGTGGTGGAGCCGGAGGAGACCGGGGATAGGGACGGGTCCGGGTCTGAGTCAAGGAAGGTGAGGAAAGTCGATTGCGCCGAGGAGGCCGATTCAGCGATGAGGACGGAGAATTCGAACGATGATCCCTCTGCTCGGACGCTGAAACGACCCCGTTTGGTTTGGACTCCGCAGCTCCACAAGCGATTCGTGGATGTGGTGGGGCATCTGGGCATCAAGAACGCGGTTCCGAAGACGATTATGCAATTGATGAACGTAGAGGGCTTGACTCGGGAGAACGTCGCCAGTCATCTACAGAAGTATCGACTTTACCTGAAACGGATGCAGGGGCTGTCTAACGAGGGTCCATCTTCGTCCGACCATCTTTTCGCGTCCACGCCGGTGCCGCAGAGCTTGCACGAGTCTGGCGGAAGTGTGCATGGGAACGGTCATGGAAATGGTCACATGTCTGTTCCAATTCCCATGCCTTATGGGCAGACGATGATGCACATGCCCGTTCTTGGAGTGTCACATGGCCATGGCCAAATGGGAATGTCAGGTCCAGGTGGATATCATGGCTACGAGTCTCATCATCCTTATAATATGTTGCAGCAGAGAGATTGGTCAGTTGTGTCGTACCCAAATGTCGGTCCTAATGATCAATAA
- the LOC104879544 gene encoding pentatricopeptide repeat-containing protein At3g24000, mitochondrial, with protein MASPLKCYSSSWPTCSLLPGCIAVDLQKNINPIISASGPYKGCMSKGNVVGGWVDLNNACILFEKTPKRIGVSITESHRSGCTDDPEEGVKEAGFFTRNETPHVEFGGGFPHRQYVFSALSFCGREGCVELGRRWHCFVVKIGLGSDEFVCTSLIDMYAKCGEVDSAVRVYDKMTSLDAATCNCLISAYARNGFFVQAFQVFMQIGNMGTRPNHYTYSTMLAVCGTISAIQEGKQLHAHVVKMQYLSETAVGNALLTLYSKCGMMEEAEIVFENLGQRNIISWTASINGFYQHGDFKKALKQFSMMRESGIEPNEFTFSIVLASCGCVKDFIDGRMFHTQVIKKGMASGVFVGTAIIDMYSGLGEMDEAENQFKQMGRAASNVSWNALIAGYVLNEKIEKAMEAFCRMVKEDVACNEFTYSNIFKACSSFPSLATTVQIHSRLIKSNVESNLHVASSLIEAYTQCGSLENAVQVFTQISDADVVSWNSIIKAYSQNGDPWKAIFLLRKMIEEGNKPTSATFLTVLSACSHSGLVQEGQEFFKSMVQDYSIQPEETHCSCMVDILGRAGQLENALDFIKKLTMKPTASIWRPLLAACRYNSNLQMAEYVAEKILDLEPNDATVYVTLSNMYAEVGRWADAENQRRLMEQKEISKEPGCSWIEVNNKMYKFFSHDKAHPEMPKVYEKLKQLVRQIQDIGYSPPTTTVLHPESRQPKEQLILYHSEKLAVCFGLLSLPPGKPIRVLKNLRVCLDCYSTMKYISRITDRYIVLKDNYRFHHFKQGCCSCGDYW; from the coding sequence GTCCCATCGCAGTGGGTGTACGGATGATCCTGAAGAGGGTGTGAAAGAAGCTGGTTTTTTCACAAGAAATGAGACTCCCCATGTTGAGTTTGGTGGTGGTTTTCCACATAGGCAATATGTGTTTAGTGCTTTAAGCTTTTGTGGCCGTGAAGGGTGTGTTGAACTTGGCAGAAGATGGCATTGTTTTGTGGTGAAAATTGGACTTGGTAGTGATGAGTTTGTGTGTACTAGTCTTATTGACATGTATGCCAAATGCGGAGAAGTGGACAGTGCGGTGAGAGTATATGATAAGATGACTAGTTTGGATGCTGCTACATGTAATTGCTTGATTTCTGCTTATGCAAGGAATGGTTTCTTTGTTCAAGCTTTTCAAGTCTTCATGCAAATTGGGAATATGGGTACTCGGCCAAACCATTACACGTATTCAACCATGCTAGCAGTTTGTGGGACTATTTCAGCGATCCAAGAAGGAAAACAGCTTCATGCCCATGTTGTGAAGATGCAGTATTTATCTGAAACAGCAGTGGGCAATGCACTTTTGACACTGTATAGCAAGTGTGGGATGATGGAAGAGGCTGAGATTGTGTTTGAGAATCTTGGGCAAAGGAATATTATCTCTTGGACTGCAAGCATAAATGGGTTTTACCAGCATGGTGACTTCAAGAAGGCACTGAAGCAGTTCAGCATGATGAGAGAAAGTGGGATTGAGCCAAATGAGTTCACTTTTTCAATTGTTCTAGCATCTTGTGGTTGTGTGAAGGATTTCATTGATGGCCGTATGTTTCATACCCAAGTCATTAAAAAGGGCATGGCATCTGGTGTCTTTGTGGGGACTGCCATTATAGACATGTATTCAGGACTTGGGGAAATGGATGAAGCAGAGAACCAGTTCAAACAGATGGGGAGGGCAGCATCTAATGTGTCATGGAATGCTCTAATAGCAGGGTACGTCCTCAATGAAAAGATCGAGAAGGCAATGGAAGCATTTTGCAGAATGGTTAAAGAAGATGTTGCATGTAATGAATTCACCTATTCAAATATCTTTAAGGCTTGTTCTTCTTTTCCATCACTTGCAACTACTGTGCAGATCCATTCTCGGCTAATAAAATCCAACGTTGAGTCGAACTTGCATGTGGCAAGCTCATTAATAGAAGCATATACACAGTGTGGCAGTTTAGAAAATGCAGTGCAGGTTTTCACTCAGATCTCAGATGCAGATGTGGTATCCTGGAATTCAATTATTAAAGCCTACTCACAAAATGGGGATCCATGGAAAGCTATATTCTTGCTCAGGAAGATGATTGAAGAAGGAAACAAGCCTACCAGTGCAACTTTCCTCACAGTTCTTTCTGCCTGTAGCCACTCTGGCTTAGTTCAAGAGGGCCAAGAGTTCTTTAAATCCATGGTGCAAGATTACAGCATCCAACCAGAGGAGACGCACTGCAGCTGCATGGTTGACATACTGGGTAGAGCTGGGCAACTAGAAAATGCACTAGACTTCATCAAGAAATTGACAATGAAGCCTACTGCTTCAATATGGAGACCCTTGCTTGCAGCTTGCCGATACAACAGTAACCTTCAAATGGCAGAATATGTGGCTGAGAAGATACTAGACTTAGAACCAAATGATGCAACCGTTTATGTCACCCTTTCAAACATGTATGCTGAAGTAGGGAGATGGGCTGATGCTGAGAATCAGAGAAGGTTAATGGAACAGAAGGAAATTTCAAAAGAACCGGGATGTAGCTGGATTGAAGTAAACAACAAGATGTACAAATTCTTTTCCCATGATAAAGCACACCCTGAAATGCCAAAAGTATATGAGAAGCTGAAGCAGCTAGTGAGACAGATACAAGACATTGGGTATTCCCCTCCTACAACAACAGTCCTTCACCCGGAATCAAGACAGCCAAAGGAGCAACTGATCTTATATCACAGCGAAAAGCTTGCAGTTTGTTTTGGCCTTTTAAGCTTGCCTCCTGGAAAACCAATTCGTGTTTTGAAGAACCTTCGTGTCTGCTTGGATTGCTATTCAACTATGAAGTATATCTCAAGAATTACAGACCGCTATATAGTATTGAAGGACAATTATAGGTTTCACCACTTCAAGCAGGGCTGCTGTTCTTGTGGGGATTACTGGTGA
- the LOC100253590 gene encoding pentatricopeptide repeat-containing protein At5g59600, producing the protein MQSLINRANVYRVYRNISTHRTFQSSSDTYAKAIDMYARDRALYRGRALHAHLVIIGLARLTYFAAKLMSFYTECGQLSNARKLFDKIPNTNIRRWIVLTGACARRGFYEEALSAFSEMQKEGLRPNQFVLPSILKACGHLSDRRTGENMHTVILKNSFESDAYIISALIYMYSKCGHVEKACRVFDWIVDKDLVVMNAMVSGYAQHGFVHEALNLVQKMQQAGVKPNVVSWNTLIAGFSQVGDKSMVSEVFRLMTANGVEPDVVSWTSVISGFVQNFHNHEGFDAFKEMLDQGFCPSSVTISSLLPACTNVANLRHGKEIHGYAMVIGVEKDVYVRSALVDMYAKCGYISEAKILFYMMPERNTVTWNSLIFGYANHGYCNEAIELFNQMEESDTKLDHLTFTAVLNACSHAGMVELGESLFRKMQEKYRIEPRLEHYACMVDLLGRAGKLSEAYDLIKAMPVEPDKFVWGALLGACRNHGNIELAEVAAEHLFELEPESPGSSLLLSNLYADAGRWGNAAKMKKMMKQRKFGKFPGCSWIEAV; encoded by the coding sequence ATGCAGAGTCTCATCAACAGAGCAAATGTCTATAGGGTCTATCGGAATATCAGCACCCACCGCACATTTCAATCATCTTCTGATACCTATGCAAAGGCCATCGACATGTACGCTCGTGATCGAGCGTTGTACCGTGGCCGAGCACTGCATGCTCATCTGGTCATCATTGGGTTGGCTCGGTTGACCTATTTTGCCGCCAAGCTCATGTCTTTCTACACTGAGTGCGGGCAATTATCTAACGCCCGGAAACTGTTCGATAAAATTCCCAACACGAATATTCGTCGTTGGATTGTCCTGACTGGGGCCTGCGCTCGTCGCGGCTTTTATGAGGAGGCTTTGAGCGCTTTCTCAGAAATGCAGAAAGAAGGCCTGAGACCGAACCAGTTTGTTCTTCCCAGCATTCTCAAAGCCTGTGGACATCTCTCTGATCGACGAACTGGAGAGAATATGCATACTGTAATCCTGAAGAATTCATTTGAATCTGACGCTTATATCATCAGTGCATTGATTTATATGTACTCAAAATGTGGGCATGTTGAAAAGGCGTGCCGGGTATTTGATTGGATAGTTGACAAAGATTTGGTGGTGATGAATGCCATGGTTTCAGGCTATGCCCAACATGGATTTGTGCACGAAGCACTGAACTTGGTGCAGAAAATGCAACAAGCAGGGGTTAAGCCCAATGTAGTATCATGGAATACCTTAATCGCAGGATTTTCGCAGGTGGGGGACAAATCAATGGTCTCTGAAGTTTTTCGTTTGATGACTGCCAATGGGGTTGAGCCTGATGTGGTATCTTGGACTTCAGTAATATCTGGGTTTGTGCAGAACTTCCACAACCATGAGGGTTTTGATGCATTTAAAGAGATGCTGGATCAAGGGTTCTGCCCCAGTTCGGTAACCATCAGTAGTCTGCTGCCTGCTTGTACAAATGTTGCAAACCTGAGGCATGGGAAGGAAATTCATGGGTATGCCATGGTGATCGGAGTTGAGAAAGATGTGTATGTTAGGAGTGCTCTTGTAGACATGTATGCAAAATGCGGTTATATATCAGAAGCAAAGatcttattttatatgatgCCGGAGAGGAACACAGTCACTTGGAATTCCTTGATTTTTGGATATGCAAATCATGGATACTGCAATGAAGCAATTGAGCTTTTTAATCAGATGGAGGAGAGTGATACAAAACTTGATCACCTGACCTTCACAGCAGTCCTCAATGCTTGTAGTCATGCTGGAATGGTCGAACTTGGAGAAAGTCTGTTCCGGAAGATGCAAGAAAAATACCGGATTGAGCCGAGACTAGAGCATTATGCATGCATGGTGGATCTTCTTGGCCGAGCGGGAAAGCTTTCTGAGGCTTATGATTTGATCAAGGCAATGCCTGTTGAGCCTGATAAGTTTGTGTGGGGAGCATTATTAGGGGCTTGCAGGAATCATGGGAACATAGAACTTGCAGAAGTAGCCGCTGAGCATCTGTTTGAGCTTGAACCTGAGAGTCCTGGAAGCAGTTTGttgttatcaaatttatatGCTGATGCTGGTCGTTGGGGGAATGCAgcaaagatgaagaagatgatgaagcaAAGAAAGTTCGGTAAATTTCCCGGGTGCAGTTGGATAGAGGCTGTCTGA